The Polluticoccus soli sequence AGAGACATGGGCCAACCGTACGCTGACACAGGTAAACGATAGTGTAGTGCGTCTCGGTATGGTGGAGGGTGAATTCCACTGGCATAAGCACGATAACGACGACGAGTTCTTCTTTGTGTTAAGTGGCAGGTTATTTATCGATCTGGAAGACCGGACGATAGAGCTGGGACCTAATCAGGGAACTACGATCAGTAAGGGTGTGATGCACCGTCCGCGTGCGCCTCATAAGACAGTGATGCTGATGGTAGAGACCAGCAACATAATGCCTACCGGGGACTAAGTTTTTTGCCGTCCCAGGCATAGCTTTTCTTCTTCTTTGTTGTTTTAAAGACAGGCTCACCGTTTTTCTTGAGTTTTTCGGTGGCTTCGGCTTCTTCGGACGTCCAGGTAACAATGCCGGGTTTGCCGCCTTTGTCTGCGGGAAATGTGAATTGTTCTGTGTAATAGTATACGCCCGCGTCACCTACTTCGTACAGCTTTGGAAGTGCGTAGAGTTCCTTCCCATTCCACGTGTGCATGAATGTATGAGTGCCTACGCCACAGGCTCCCCCGCCGATACTGATAGCTGGTATCTGCTTTACATTTTCAAGTCTCTTGCCATCCGATATTGCTGTAGACACATAGTCCCCTCCTTCGCCGGCGTCAACTCGGAACGCAGACTCCGCAACCTTGCTCGAATTTATTACGACTTTCAATTTGGCATCGTACCAACGCATGGTGTAGTTGCCATACTCAGACGCAGTGTCTTTTGATAACTTTCTTTCTAAGCCATAGATAAACTTAGTATCGCCACGTCGTAGCCGGCCGAAAGACAGGAGAGTCCTCCACATGTATCCCGTCTTTTCAGATCCATTTCTATTGTAGCTCAGTTTTACCCAGGGAGCAGTAATGCCTCTTACGGTAGCTACTGCTGATGTTGTATGCAGCACGAGTACGTTGTCCCCCACCTGCAAACTGTCGAGAATAGCAGAGTTGAGTGATGTATCGGCACGTATATAAGCTGTCTCTGCGAATACGTAATGTTCAGTAGAGTCCCTAATATCCCACGTGCCGTAGTATTCCTGGCCGCTGCAATAGGCACAAAAAAATAATGCAGCTAATGTCGAGATCAATCTGTTCATAGCTGCATTATTAAAGCAATTTATAAGCCAACCTAGTTGCTCAGGCTGCGGAAGTCCACCGGTACCAGTTTACTTACACCGGCCTCCTGCATGGTCACACCGTATATCACGTCCACAGCAGCCATTGTCTGCTTGTTGTGGGTTACGATGATGAACTGCGAGTTGTTAGAGAACTGGCGAATCATCTGTGTAAATTTACCAACGTTCGCATCATCGAGTGGGGCATCCACCTCATCTAGGATACAGAACGGAGCCGGCTTGATCAGGTAGATGGCGAACAGGAACGCCGTTGATGTCAGCGTTTTTTCACCACCCGACAGCTGTGTCAGTGTGCTCGGTTTTTTACCTTTTGGCTGAGCATAGATCTCGATGCCGCTTTCTGCCACATTCTCCGGATCTGTCAGGCGCAGGTCGCAATTGTCTTCTGCTGTGAACAGCGCCTTAAATACCTCTACGAAGTTCTCGCGAACCTTGTCGAATGTCTCTTTGAACTTGGAATTCGCTGTCAGCTCTACTTCTTCAATGGTAGCTAGCAGAGATGTTTTAGCTTCAACCAGGTCATTCTTCTGTTCTACAATGAAGTCGTGACGCGCCTTCATCTCCGTATAGGCTTCGATGGCGGTTGGGTTTACCTCACCCATATTCTCGAGGCGCTTCTTCATGCGCTCGGCTTCGGCGTTCAGTTCGTCCACACCTAGGGTGCCAGTACGTGCCTGGTCGAGTATTTCGTCGAGGTTTACTTTGAATTCAACGCTCAGGCGCTCTTTCATCCCCGCCAGCTGCAGCTTCATTTCGCTCAGCTTGTCTTTGATGCCGTTCAGCAGTGTTTCAGCCTGTTCTTTTTCGCGACGTTTCTGGTTCAGTGCACTTTCCTGTGTCGAAATGGTGTTACGCATTTCATAGTACAGGCGGTCTTTTTCGTTCAGTTCTTTCTCTTCGGTCTCTTTACGCGTCAGCAATTCATACAACTCGTTATCGCCTGCATGCAGCTGCGTTTCTGTTTCAGACAGCTGTCCGGCTATTTGTTGCAGTTGCTCGCTGTTGGTAGCTATCTGGCGTTTCAGATCATTCAGCTGGTTGCTGCGGAAACTTAGTTCCTGCTTTAATCCTTCCAGCTTGCTTTGCTGGCGGGTGTACTGGATGTTCTGGTTGTTGTATTGCTGCGTAGCCATGTTGAATTCCTGCTCTACAGCCTGGAATTCGCCTTCGGCTTGTTGTATGTTTTGTTGCAGCGATTGCAGTTCGTCGTTTATGTTCTCGAGTTCGGCACGCGTATCTGCAATGCTTTCCTGCGTATGCTCAAGTTGATCCTGCAAATCGGCAAGGCGTTGTTCGCCGGTCTGGTTCAGGTGTTCGAAGTTCTCGATACGGTTGCCCAGGTTGGCTACGTGGTTTTGCAGGCGGTTGATGTCCTGGCGTGTTTGCTCGATGGCTTTATCATTCAGCTCCTGGTTGAAGCCAGTTATCAATACCTGTGTATCAGATATTTTCTGCTTCAGTTCGGCAGTGATGGCTGTGAGGTCTTCAATCTCTTTAGCGAGGCGCTCCAGGTTTTTGGCACGACCTATCTTATTGCCTTCAAACAGGCCGATAGAACCACCACCCAGCGTGTATTTGCCGCGGACCATCTTACCGCTCTTCTCCACTATTACATTGCCGTTCAGCATTTCCTGGCCAACCAGGTTGCCTTCACTTTCGGCAATGTATACATGGCCCAGCAGATGTTGGGCCAACGGTTTGTACTGCTCGTCTACGTTCACCACGCTCAGGGCGGGTATTAAGCCTTCAGGTGTGTTATGTTCTGCAGCGGTGTATTGTTGAAATTTATCGAGGATAAAGAAGTTGGCTTTACCTTTTTTGTTTGACTCCAGCAGGTGTACTGCTTTTGCAGCTTCGTCTATATTATTTACTAAGTAGTAGTTCAGGTAGCTATCTAGCAGGTTTTCCAGCGCTGTGCGGTATTCATTTTGCACAACAAATACGTCTGACAGTAGCGGCGCTTCACTGTTCCATTCTTTGTTCTTCTTCAGGAACTTGATAGAATCCGGATAACCTTCCAGGCTTTCTACCAGCGATTTCAACAGGTCGTGCTCGTTGCGGCGAGAATCCAGTTTACGGTTCTCGTCTACCAGCTGCGCACGCAGGCTTTCTACTTGTTCCTGGCTTTGCAGGATCTTGCCTTTCACTTCTTCGTGGCGGGTAACGAGGTCTTGCAGTTCGTCTTGTTTGTCCTGCAGCTGTCCTTCTGTATCTGTACGTTCGTTGGTCAGTTGTGTGATCTGGCTGCTACGTTGCGCACTTTCTTCCTGCACCTGCTGCATGCTGCGTTGCACGTTCATTACAGAGGTGTCAGCAATAGCCACTTTCTTCTCTGCGTCGAATTGGCCGCGTTGTTTTTGTTGGTATTGGGAGCGGAGTTGTTCCAATACTTTTTTCTTCTCATCGAAGCCTTCACGCTTTTCATCAACCATCGTACGCAATGTCTCCAACTGGTCGCGAAGCGCTTCCATGCTGCCGGTTTCTTCTTCTATCTGCGTTTCGGCAAACTGGATAGATTCTTCCAGGCTTTGCAGCTGCATGCCAGCGCCCGACAGGAACTCGCCCAGGCTTCTTTCACGGTCTTTCAGGTGTTCCAGGCGTTGTGCGGCAAGCTTCTTATCGCTTTCCAACTGGCGTACGCGGTTTATCAGTTCGTTGAACTGCTTTTGCAAGCCGTTCAGCTCCTGCTCTTTCTCAATGAGCTTCACTTTCTGCTGCTCTACCGATGCTTCTTCGGTAGCCACGACTGCTTCCAGCTGTGTCCTACGGTCGGTCTCGCGGTCGTTCTGCTCGTGCAGTTCTTTATACTGGTCATTGAAATGCTCCAAAGAAGCTTTGGCCAGCTCAATGCTTACTTCTTTATATTCCCCTTTTATCTGGAAGTAGCGTTCAGCTTTCTTGGCCTGGCTTTCCAGCGTACGCAGGTTATTGCTGATCTCGAACAGCAGATCTTCGATACGCGCCAGGTCCTGCTCGGTAGCATCCAGCTTTTGCTTAGCTTCCTTTTTACGTGTCTTATATATAGAGATACCAGCAGCCTGCTCCAACATACGGCGGCGGCTGTTGTCCTTATCTTTAATGATATCATCCACCATGCCCAGCTCGATGATCGCGTATGAGTCATTGCTCACACCGGTATCGAGGAAGAGGTTATGAATATCTTTCAGACGGCAGGTAACATCGTTCAGACGGTACTCGCTCTCGCCGTTCTTATAGAACTTACGGGTGATGGTCACCGTAGTGAACTCGGTAGGGAGCAGGTTACGGGTATTCTCAAAGGTGAGCGATACCTCGGCCATGCCCGAACCGGAACGGGTACGGGAACCGTTGAAAATGAGGTCCTCCAGGTTATCAGAACGGAGCGACTTGATCTTGTGCTCACCGATTACCCAGCGGATAGCATCCACGATATTAGATTTACCACAACCATTAGGGCCTACAATGCCGGTAATGGGGTGATCCAGTAACACATGGGTTTTGTCTGCAAAAGACTTAAACCCTTTAATTTCCAACGACTTTAGCTTCAAAACACGGAGATTTTTTGGGGGAAAACAAAAATATACAAATTGCCGGGTTGGCCAAGAAAAGGGCTGGTTTGCCCATCAGTTGTGGGAAATTGGGGTATTAATTAACATCATTTCCCTTGTACGAATTGTCATTTTGTGTATTATGTTGTCTTTTGTTGTCGATTTTGACGTTCGCACCAAGATGACATATTTACTTTTTGACTCTGGGTTGATGTTTCTATTAGCAACTTTCGATTTTTTGAAGCCTTATCACCTAACAGCATTTTCCCGCGTTTTCTCGTCAGGTATGTAGGCAGCTTTAGGCAAAGCTGCTATCTATAGCAAATTTACGAAGAAAAGTATGATTAATGTAAATTATAATGACCGCATTTGTCGGCGGAGGCTTGTTGAAAAGCTTTTAAGGGCGTTCACGGCATCTGCGTGCGTTACTAACATCGTTTCTGCGGTCTGCTTCCATGGAGAGTCAACGAGGTAATTTCCCTCGACGTATTCAAATGTTAGTATAGGGACATCATAGTCCATGGTCTCATAGATCAGGGGAACCGTGGGGTCTGAGTTTAAATTCTGCAGCCAAGCATCAATTGTGTTGGCGAGCTCTAATAAAAGAATCTCGTTTTCAGAAAAGAATAAATTGTTTCCTATGTATATCC is a genomic window containing:
- a CDS encoding cupin domain-containing protein, with translation MKTLEDYNIDLGVLFKHQELIDVPSVVDSVKETWANRTLTQVNDSVVRLGMVEGEFHWHKHDNDDEFFFVLSGRLFIDLEDRTIELGPNQGTTISKGVMHRPRAPHKTVMLMVETSNIMPTGD
- the smc gene encoding chromosome segregation protein SMC produces the protein MKLKSLEIKGFKSFADKTHVLLDHPITGIVGPNGCGKSNIVDAIRWVIGEHKIKSLRSDNLEDLIFNGSRTRSGSGMAEVSLTFENTRNLLPTEFTTVTITRKFYKNGESEYRLNDVTCRLKDIHNLFLDTGVSNDSYAIIELGMVDDIIKDKDNSRRRMLEQAAGISIYKTRKKEAKQKLDATEQDLARIEDLLFEISNNLRTLESQAKKAERYFQIKGEYKEVSIELAKASLEHFNDQYKELHEQNDRETDRRTQLEAVVATEEASVEQQKVKLIEKEQELNGLQKQFNELINRVRQLESDKKLAAQRLEHLKDRERSLGEFLSGAGMQLQSLEESIQFAETQIEEETGSMEALRDQLETLRTMVDEKREGFDEKKKVLEQLRSQYQQKQRGQFDAEKKVAIADTSVMNVQRSMQQVQEESAQRSSQITQLTNERTDTEGQLQDKQDELQDLVTRHEEVKGKILQSQEQVESLRAQLVDENRKLDSRRNEHDLLKSLVESLEGYPDSIKFLKKNKEWNSEAPLLSDVFVVQNEYRTALENLLDSYLNYYLVNNIDEAAKAVHLLESNKKGKANFFILDKFQQYTAAEHNTPEGLIPALSVVNVDEQYKPLAQHLLGHVYIAESEGNLVGQEMLNGNVIVEKSGKMVRGKYTLGGGSIGLFEGNKIGRAKNLERLAKEIEDLTAITAELKQKISDTQVLITGFNQELNDKAIEQTRQDINRLQNHVANLGNRIENFEHLNQTGEQRLADLQDQLEHTQESIADTRAELENINDELQSLQQNIQQAEGEFQAVEQEFNMATQQYNNQNIQYTRQQSKLEGLKQELSFRSNQLNDLKRQIATNSEQLQQIAGQLSETETQLHAGDNELYELLTRKETEEKELNEKDRLYYEMRNTISTQESALNQKRREKEQAETLLNGIKDKLSEMKLQLAGMKERLSVEFKVNLDEILDQARTGTLGVDELNAEAERMKKRLENMGEVNPTAIEAYTEMKARHDFIVEQKNDLVEAKTSLLATIEEVELTANSKFKETFDKVRENFVEVFKALFTAEDNCDLRLTDPENVAESGIEIYAQPKGKKPSTLTQLSGGEKTLTSTAFLFAIYLIKPAPFCILDEVDAPLDDANVGKFTQMIRQFSNNSQFIIVTHNKQTMAAVDVIYGVTMQEAGVSKLVPVDFRSLSN